Within the Desulfosalsimonas propionicica genome, the region GGGTCTGAAGCCAGTGTTTGAGCACGGATCTGCGGTCTGCGGTTTGCGGATGCCGGCTGACATATTCCAGGTAAATTCTGCGATCCATGGCTGCATCCCGGCCGTTGTCCGCATCAGCGCGCAGCCTGAGCAGATATTCCAGGTCCATGAGATCATGAATTTGCCACAAAGGGGCCATGGTTCCCAATGAAGTTTTAAGTGTTAAGTTTTGATGGCACCTTAAAAAGTCCAATATCTGCGTTACGCGCGATTTCTCAGAATTTCACGTACGGATAAGTACGCTGCATTCTTCGAAATCGCGCAAGCCTTGATCTTGAACTTTTTACGGCGCCATCTGAAAATCGACTTTTTACAAAGGCATCAAGTTTTAAGTGTTAAGTACAATCAGTGCGTTATTTTTTTTGAGCCTTGAACCTTGAACGAAGTTAGAAGCGATTTATCAAGGTTTGATGCTCTCGTAAAAGTCCTAAAAGTGATATAATCGCTAAACAATAAAAAAACAACCTCTTGATTTTACTTAACACTTAACCACTTAAAACTTAACACTGCCTGTAAAAATGACTTTTTACAGCCTCATCAAGTTTTAAGGGTTCCGGCCTGGCAGCCAATGTAGCACAAACCCGGCACCGGCACAACGCAGGGAACACAGCAGAAAAAACGGCCTTGTTTGTATGGGTGAAAACTGTTTTGAATCCGGCATTGTGTTTTATCAAACGCTGTATTATAATAAATATGTTAATCTGATAAAGGAGATGTTATCCATTGGGATCTGCAAATCGTGCATCCGCCTGTGATGCTGCACAATCGTTAAATCCACATCGTGTTCATTTTGCCCGGCCGGATCTTGATCGTCTCAGGGAAAGTGCCGCGGTGGTGGACATGCATTTTCACAGCCGGTATTCAGACGGTTCCAATGATATTGAAGCCATTGCCGGCCGGGTCCGAAAGATGGGCATCGGCATTGCCGTCACAGACCACAACGCCATTGGCGGCGCCCTGGAAATGGCCCGCCACAGGGATATTTTCAGCATTCCGGGCATCGAGGTCACCTCCCGGGAAGGGGCCCATCTGCTGGTTTATTTTTATGAGATCCATGATCTGATTCGGTTTTACGAAAAGGACCTGCGGCCCTTTCTGGGAAAAGAGGTCATGTCTTCGTGCGCCCTGTCCATGGAATCGCTGATTGCCTGCGCCCGGCAGTACAAGTGCGTGATTGTGTTTCCCCATCCTTTCTCGGCGGCCTACGTGGGGGTATGCAACCCCATGTTCTCCAGTATTCGCCAGCAGTACCTGCTGGCCTCTGCAGACGGCATCGAGGCCATTAATGCCGGCAACCTGCACAAGTGGAACATGGACAGCACCTTGCTGGGATTTAACCTGGATGCCGGGCTGACCGGGGGCAGCGACGGCCACAACCTGTTTCAGTTCGGCCGGGCCGTGACCTGCGCGGCGTGCGCAAAAGACCGGGCCGCGTTTCTCGATTCGGTGCGCGACCGCGCCACCCGGGTGGTGGGCAAGGAAATCAATATCCTGCGCAAGGTCACCTCCAACGGCATGAAGCTGCGCAGCAACTTCCGCAATTCATCCGAATTGTTCGGCAAAAATATCCGCTACGGATATGCCCTGATCCACAGCCGTTCCAGGCAGGTGCGCGATCGGATGCGCAGGCGCGGCAAATCCGCTTACAGGTAAGGGGAAAACAGCCACATCAGGGCATCGCGGGTTTTGGCGGCAAAGGATCGGTTGTTGATATCCGTCAGATAAATTTGCCGGGAGCGCTGGATTTTTTCTTCCACATAGCCGGCAATGTCTTCCACCATGTTTGCGTCAAAAATCTCCACGTTGAGTTCAAAATTTAATTTCAGGCTGCGCGGATCCATGTTGGCCGATCCGATCTGGGCGTAATGGCCGTCTGCCACAAAAAGCTTTGAATGCACAAAAGGCGGGGGCTGAAAATAGATATTGGCGCCCCAGAACAAAAGCTCATAGAGCATATTGTTGGTCGCCCACTGGATAAAGGGCAGGTTGTTGACAGAAGGCAGCACAATGTCCACCCGGGTGCCGCGCAGCACGGTGGTCTGGATGGCTGAGATCATCTCCACGGAAGGCAGGAAATAGGGTGTCATGATCATCACGTGCTTTCTGGCCGTGGCCACCGCCCCCACCAGGACGGCGGAAAGCTTGTCCACGGGTTCGCTGGGCCCGTCGGCAATGGCGCGGCACACGGCCTTTCCCCTTGATACCGTGGGCGTGGCCGTGGGCTCCAGGGCCTGGCCCGTGCAAAACGACCAGTCCTCGATAAAGCTTTGCTCCAGCTGGCGAACAATGGGGCCGGTTAGGCGGAAGTGGGTATCGACCACCCGTTTGCTGTTGTCTTTGACTTCTGCCATGTGCCTGTCACCGATGTTCATGCCGCCTGTAAATCCCACGTCCCCGTCGACCACCAGGGTTTTTCTGTGGGTGCTTAGGTTGATATGCAGCATGGGCAGGGGAACAAGGCGCGGGGGCAGAAACCGGGTGCAGGTGATGCCGGCTTTTTCCAGAAGGGCGCTGGCCCTGGGACGGGAATAAAGCTCTCCAAACCCGTCGACAATTACCCGAACCTCCACGCCCCGGGCTGCGGCTGCGGCCAGGGCCCCGATCATCTGTCTGCCGGATGAATCCGTGTCAAAAATATAGGTACACAGAAAAATCCGGTGCTCAGCGTTTTCCATGGCCTGGATCATGGCCGGATAGGTTTGCTCGCCGTTGTGGAGCAGATCAATGCGGTTGCCGCCCACAAGGGGCATCCGCGAAACATTGTCGGAGATCCGGGCGATATCGGACACCGCCCGGGAAACCTCCAGGTCCGCGGGCAGATGTTTTGCGGTTTCAAAGGAATCGCCGCCCCCGGGTTCCACCCGGTGTGACGGGCGCTTGATTTCCAGTCTCCGGGCCCGGTTCCGGACCCGATTGATGCCGAAAAGGAAATAAACCAGGGGGCCCACAAAAGGAAATGTCAGGCATACCGCCACCCAGACCAGGGCTGACTGGGGGGTGCGCTTGAAAAACAGGGCATGACCGGCAGACAGCAAAGAAAGGGGGATGTTTAAACCAACAATGATCCAGTTGAAAACAGACATTGGTTTTTATTCGGCTTCGAGTGCCGGGACCACCGGGTCCCTCAGGATTTGCTCCATGGCGGTTTTCGCGCTCTGAGCGGCTTCCGGAAACACAGTTTTTAAATTGCGGATATGGCGCAGGTTGTCCGCAGTGCGCATGATCAGCATGGCCAGATCCCCTTCGGCGCTGTCCCACAGGGCAAGCACCGATTCCCAGTCCCGGCCCGCAGTCCAGTGATAAACGGTCATGGCCGGGCGCATGAATAAAAATGGCGCTGTAAAGCCTTTTGCGATCATTTCCTTTGCAAAGGGCCGCAGGCCCTCCCGGATGCCCAGGTAGGCCTCTTCCAGGGCTTCGGGCACGTCCTTTGGATGAATGCTGTCTTCATCGGTTTCCCGCTCGTTGACAAACGCGGCCATGATGGCCGCCAGAAGGGCTGGGTCGGATTGGGGAAACAGGTTTTGGCGGAATCCCTCGGCCACCATCAGGGGATGGTCAATGCGCAGCTGGGAGGCCCAGATGCCGTCTTCGGTGAGCCGGTTGTCTTCTGCCACGTAATCTTTCTGCTTTAAAAAATCAAGATGCCGGACAAATTCCGCCCATAAATGATCCATGTCCCGGATGCTGCCGGTCTGCTTTTTCTTTTTTTTGCGCCGGCTTTGGAACTGGAAATTGGCAAAGGACTTGTCCAGCAGTTCCCGCACCTGTTTGGGGCTATGGGAGAGAAGAAGGTTTAAGGTCATGGAGAAATTGATCTGAATCTGGCTGTCCACATCCGTGGGCTGGGCGTAAACAAGCCGGCCAACATAGCGCGTGTCCATGAACCGGCCCGGGATGACCACGGCAAAGCCGATGTTGTCCATGCCCCGGCGGCCGGCCCGGCCGGTCATCTGGTGAAATTCCGTGGGATTGAGGGAAATAAATTCCCGGCCGTTGAATCGGTCCGAGTTGAGAAAGGCAATGGTGCGGGCGGGAAAATTCACGCCCGCGGCCACAGTGGAGGTGGCAAACACCGCATCCAGATAGCCTTCTGTCATCAATGTTTCGATCACCAGTTTCCATGCCGGCAGCTGGCCGCTGTGATGGGCGGCCACCGCCTTGTGCACCAGATCGGGCACCTGCTTGTGATCGGCCAGGTGGGGCGCCTTTTCAATGAGTTCAGTGACCCGCTGTCTTCTGCCGGCTTTGCGTTCCGGGTCTTCGGTTACCTTGTAGTCGGCGCACAAAAGCAGGGCATTGTCGCAGTCCGCCCGGGATTTCAGGAAAAAAATGGCCGGCAGGAGGTTGTATTTGCGAAACACGGCCAGCACATCGCCCATTTTTGGAAGGCTTGCGCCGAAACCGCCGCGCCTGGCATTGTTGGTGTTTTTTAAAAACTGGAGAACCTTCTTGTACAGCCTGGCCCCGCCGCCTTTCTTGTCTTTTTTGTCCAGCAGGGGAAACAGGGTGCCGGAAGGATGGAGAAAAAGCGGGTACAAGGGCACGGGTCGCTTTTTTTCCTCCACCACAAGGCATTTGCGGCCACGGATGGATTCCAGCCAGGCCGCGATCTGGCCGGCGTTTCCCACGGTGGCCGACAGCATCAGCAGCGGGATTCTCGCCGGCAGGTAAATCATGGTTTCCTCCCAGACCACCCCCCGGTTTTCGTCACCCAGAAAATGGGCCTCATCCAGGACCACAAGGTCTGTGCCCAGATCCTCGCCCCGGTGCATGGCATCATAGAGCTGATTCCGCAGAATTTCAGTGGTGCCCACGATAATCGGCGCATCAGTGTTTTCCTTGCGGTCTCCCGTGAGAATGCCCAGGTTGTCTGCACCGAAGATTTCGGCAAATTCGCAGTACTTGGAGTTGGTCAGGGCCTTTAATGGCGATGCATACCAAGCCCGTCCGCCGGCATCAAAGATTTTGCGGATGGCTTCCACGGCAATCCATGTCTTGCCGGAACCCGTGGGCGCGGTCACCAGGCAGTCGCCCTTGTCCATGGCTTTAAGCGCCTGGGTCTGGAACGGATCGGGTTTAAACGGTCGCTTTTCCGGCCGGCCGATTTCGGCAAACACCTTTTTGAGTTTGGCGTCAGAGCCGGCCTTCAACGGCTGGCGCTTTGCCTTGGCCGGCCCGCGCCGTTTTTTGGGATAAGGGCGCTTTTCTGCCATCAGAGCTTTTCAATCATTTTGATGATTTCGGACTTGGCCGCAGAGTCTGCTTCATACGGGGACATGCCGCTTAGGTCCGCTTCGATCAGGGCGTCGTCAAAGGGCAGAAATCCCAGAAAGTCGAAATCCGGCAGGTGCTGCTCCAGAAACTGCCGGTCTTTTTCCCCCCGGATCTTGTTGCCCACCAGCGAAATCTTGTCCAGGCCGATTTCTCCGGCCAGCTGCTTGATGTGCATGGCCGTGTCAATGCTTCTTCGGCCCGGCTCCACCACCACGATCAGCCGGTCAACGGCCCTGGCCGTGGCCCGGCCCAAATGCTCGATTCCCGCTTCCATGTCCATGATGACGACTTCATCCCGTGCCAGCACAATATGGGTGATCAGGGCTTTGAGCAGAGTGCTTTCCGGGCAGATGCATCCGGCGCCGCCTTTTTTCACGCCGCCCAGGCGCATGAGCTTGATGTTGTCCAGCGTTGCTGAAAGCGCGTCCGGAAGATCATCCACCTTGGGATTCATTTTGAAAAATCCGCCAATGCTGCCGGGTTTGGCTTCAGTGCGCTCATAGACCAGGTCCTTCATCTCCGAAATCGGTACGATCCCCTCTGCGCCTTCAATGCCCACGGCTGCCGCAAGGTTGGCATCCGGGTCCGCGTCAATGGCCAGGACCCGCTTTTTCTGCTCGCTCAATGCCCGGATTAACAGGGCTGAAAACGTGGTTTTGCCCACTCCGCCTTTTCCGCTTACTGCCAGTTTCATTTTATTGTCCTTTTATTGATAAAGATGAATTCATTTTTTAATTATAAATTGCGATTCCATACGTTTTTTAATATCATTAAACGATTTTGCAAACAAGTCCAGTCTGAAGGCCCGGCCTGCAGGCATCTGCAGGCCGGGCCGAGACATGCTCATTCCAATTGAATTGAAATTTTCCTATGACATCTGAAAAAACGGCTTTGGATACAAAAAAATCACCCAAAAAACCTGAAATTCTTTCCCCGGCAGGCAACCAGGAGTCCTTTCTTGCGGCCCTGGCCGCGGGTGCGGATGCGGTTTACTGCGGGCTCAAGGATTTTAACGCGCGCATGGCCGCAGACAACTTCACCATCGGGGAAATGGCCAGGCTCACCCGGCTGGCCCATGAGCACGGCAAAAGGGTCTATGTGGCCCTCAATACCCTGATCAAGCCAGACGAACTGGCAGATGCGGGCAAACTGGCTGACCAGCTTTGCCGGCATGTCAGACCCGATGCGCTGATCATCCAGGACCCGGCCATGGTGGCCATTGCCGGGCAGGCCGGATTTAAGGGCGAGCTTCATCTGTCCACCATGGCCAATGTCTCCTTTCCCGCAGCCCTGGATGTGGTGCGCGCCTTGCCCTCGGTCAGCCGGGTGGTGCTGCCCAGGGAGTTTTCCATCGACGAGATCAAGGCGGCTGCAGAAAACTGCCCTGATGAACTTTCCCTTGAGGTATTTGTCCACGGCGCCCTTTGTTACGGGGTTTCGGGCCGGTGCTACTGGAGCAGCTTTCTGGGCGGCAAAAGCGGGCTGCGGGGCAGTTGCGTGCAGCCCTGCAGGCGGATTTACAACCAGGGCAAAAACCGCAGCCGGTTTTTCTCCTGCCAGGACCTGTGGCTCGATGTGCTCACCAAGCTGCTGTTGGAAGTGCCAGCCGTATCCGGCCTGAAAATCGAGGGGCGCAAAAAGGGGCCCCATTACGTGTATTATACCACCGCCGCCTACAAGATGCTGCGCGATCACCCGGGTGACAGCGCTGCCCGCAAGACCGCCCTGTCGTTTCTGGACCAGGCCCTGGGAAGAAAGCCCACCCATTACCGGTTTCTGCCCCAGCGGCCCTGGAATCCGGTTGACATAGACACCCAGACCGGTTCCGGCATGCTCATCGGCAAGGTCCAGGGCCCGAAAACCAAACCCTACATGGATCCCAGAGACGCTCTGCTGCCCGGCGATCTTTTGCGCATCGGCTACGAGGATCAGTCCTGGCACCGCACCCTTCGCATTGCCAGACACGTGCCCAAAAAGGGCCGGTTTTACTTAAATCTCACTGAAAAGGAACGGCCCGCCAATGATACGCCCGTGTTTCTCATTGACCGGCGCGAACCGGAACTGACAGCCGAAATCAAACCCTTTGCCGACCGGCTCGAAACCCTGCCGGAAATAGGGGCTTCCCCGTCCCGGTTTCAAACTAGGCTGCCGGCCAAAACTTTACACCGCCATCCTGTCGTGGAAATGGGGCTGCAGCGGGAGCTGCCCGAAGAAATGCCTGCAAGCGCCAATACCGGCATCTGGCTGAGCCCGGAGATGAAGCCGGGCAAGCTGCCCCTTACCAACCGGATCTGGTGGTGGCTGCCGCCGGTGGTCTGGCCGGATGCCGAAGCCGGCCTCCGGGCAGCGGTGACTGCGGCCGTGGACAAGGGATTTAAGCAGTTCGTGCTCAACTCGCCCTGGCAGATGGCACTTTTTCCCCCAAAAAAGGGCCTGCGCATCTGGGCCGGGCCGTTTTGCAACATTGCCAACGCGCTTGCCATGGAAACCCTGGCGTCAATGGGCTTTTCCGGGGTGATTGTCAGCCCGGAATTGGGGAAAAATGACTACACCCACCTGCCGGCCAGGGCCCCGCTGCCCCTGGGTATTGTGATTTACGGAAACTGGCCCTTGTGCATTTCCCGGGTGAAGGCAGAATCCATGGCCGAACAAAGCCTTTTTAAAAGCCCCAGGGGCGAGCATGCCTGGGTGGCCCGCATGGATGACAATTACTGGGTGTTTCCCGACTGGGCCGTGGATTTGACCGGTCACGGCCAGACCCTGGAGAACCTGGGCTACCGGGTTTTCGTGCACATGCACGAGCCCCTGCCGGCCGGGGTGCATTTAAAAAAGCGGCCGGGCAAGTGGAACTGGGATCACGGCCTGAAATAGGCCGGGGCCAAATTTGCATCCGCCAGGCAGGGGCCTGATGCCCCGGGTTGGCTGCTATAGCAGATTTTCTTCGCGCAGCCTGTCGATAATGGCGCTGGTGGATTTGCTGCGGTTCATGGTGTAGAAATGCAGCCCGGCCGGGTTGTGTTTTAACAGATCCCGGCACTGGTCCACGGCAAAATCAATTCCTGCCTGCAGCACGGTTTCCTTGTCCTTGTCTGCCACTTCATCGAGTGTTTTCTGCAGCGCATCGGTGATGGTGGCCCCGCATACCCTGCACAGGATATTGGTGAGCTTGACGGTGTAGACCGGCATGATGCCGGGAATAATGGGAATGGTGACCCCGGCAGCCCGGCATTTGTCCGCGTAATCGAAAAAAAATTGGTTGTCATAGCAATATTGGGCCACGACATACTCCGCACCCTGGTCCTGCTTGAGCTTGAGGTATTCAATATCCTTGTCCAGGCTTTGGCATTCCAGGTGTCCTTCTGGATATCCGGCACATCCCAGGGTGAAATCATAGCGGTTTTTGATAAAGCCGATCAGATCCGAGGCATGGGCAAAGCTTTCCGGATGGGGGGTGAAATTTTCATCCTTTGGCTTGTCCCCGCGGATCACAAAAATGGTTTCCACCCCAAGGGCCTTGTAGTTGTCCAGCACCTCTGTGATTTCATCCGGCCCCAGCCCGTATCCGGCAATATAGGCCACAGTGGGCAGTTGCTTGTCCTTGATGAGTTTTTTCACCGTCTGGTAGGAACCGTCACGGTTGGAGCCGCCGGCCCCGAAGGTAACGCTCATGTAATCCGGATTTCGGTCTGCCAGGGTATCCACAATATTGTCGAATTTTTCAGCAGCAGCTTCATCCCTGGGCGGGAAAAATTCCATGGAAACAACCGGTGCCTTGCCTGCATAAAAATCTGTAACGCGCATGAGTCTGTCCTTTCCTTTTTAAGATAATGCTCAAAATTGATGTACCCAAAACATTACAGTATCTCTTATAGCATTATATATGTCAAGGAATTTCTGAAGCTGGCAGCAATTCCCGGTGCTTCAAAGGTGAGGTGTAACTTTTAGTTACCTGCGTTCCCACCAGGCAATCAGCCCACTGACGGGCTTGTTGCCGCCCGGTATGTGTTAAATCGACTTCGCGCTTCGTGTGGCCGTGACGCAGCAGCAAGAGGGTATGGTTTTCTTTTATAGAAGGCTTGTCATCCTGCAGTTGATGGATTTCTCGATGCGCTCGGATATCATTTTCGCCTGCCGCCATCTGCGCAGCACAGACTGACGGGCCTCTTTATTTCCAGCAAACCGGTCATACCTGGTCTGGAAACGTGTATCCAGGCCTACCGTCTTTGTTTTCTGGACCAGCTTATCGGCCAGGTAAACCAGTTCTGCTTCATTGACGGCAGTGCCGGCAACCGGCTCGTAATCCGCGTGACAGGCCACGATTTCAGCCAGTTGATCTGAAAAACCCAGGGCCTTCAGACGCGAAGCCCCGGCGCGGCAATGGTCAGCCTGCCCCTTGGCAATGTCGTGCAGCAGGGCCGCAGCCACCACAAGCTGCGTATCAATGGTCGAAGCCCCACTTTCATTGACAGCCTCGGCCAGCCTTTTTGCCACTTGCGCCACAGA harbors:
- a CDS encoding PHP domain-containing protein yields the protein MGSANRASACDAAQSLNPHRVHFARPDLDRLRESAAVVDMHFHSRYSDGSNDIEAIAGRVRKMGIGIAVTDHNAIGGALEMARHRDIFSIPGIEVTSREGAHLLVYFYEIHDLIRFYEKDLRPFLGKEVMSSCALSMESLIACARQYKCVIVFPHPFSAAYVGVCNPMFSSIRQQYLLASADGIEAINAGNLHKWNMDSTLLGFNLDAGLTGGSDGHNLFQFGRAVTCAACAKDRAAFLDSVRDRATRVVGKEINILRKVTSNGMKLRSNFRNSSELFGKNIRYGYALIHSRSRQVRDRMRRRGKSAYR
- the cls gene encoding cardiolipin synthase; translated protein: MSVFNWIIVGLNIPLSLLSAGHALFFKRTPQSALVWVAVCLTFPFVGPLVYFLFGINRVRNRARRLEIKRPSHRVEPGGGDSFETAKHLPADLEVSRAVSDIARISDNVSRMPLVGGNRIDLLHNGEQTYPAMIQAMENAEHRIFLCTYIFDTDSSGRQMIGALAAAAARGVEVRVIVDGFGELYSRPRASALLEKAGITCTRFLPPRLVPLPMLHINLSTHRKTLVVDGDVGFTGGMNIGDRHMAEVKDNSKRVVDTHFRLTGPIVRQLEQSFIEDWSFCTGQALEPTATPTVSRGKAVCRAIADGPSEPVDKLSAVLVGAVATARKHVMIMTPYFLPSVEMISAIQTTVLRGTRVDIVLPSVNNLPFIQWATNNMLYELLFWGANIYFQPPPFVHSKLFVADGHYAQIGSANMDPRSLKLNFELNVEIFDANMVEDIAGYVEEKIQRSRQIYLTDINNRSFAAKTRDALMWLFSPYL
- a CDS encoding DEAD/DEAH box helicase, with amino-acid sequence MAEKRPYPKKRRGPAKAKRQPLKAGSDAKLKKVFAEIGRPEKRPFKPDPFQTQALKAMDKGDCLVTAPTGSGKTWIAVEAIRKIFDAGGRAWYASPLKALTNSKYCEFAEIFGADNLGILTGDRKENTDAPIIVGTTEILRNQLYDAMHRGEDLGTDLVVLDEAHFLGDENRGVVWEETMIYLPARIPLLMLSATVGNAGQIAAWLESIRGRKCLVVEEKKRPVPLYPLFLHPSGTLFPLLDKKDKKGGGARLYKKVLQFLKNTNNARRGGFGASLPKMGDVLAVFRKYNLLPAIFFLKSRADCDNALLLCADYKVTEDPERKAGRRQRVTELIEKAPHLADHKQVPDLVHKAVAAHHSGQLPAWKLVIETLMTEGYLDAVFATSTVAAGVNFPARTIAFLNSDRFNGREFISLNPTEFHQMTGRAGRRGMDNIGFAVVIPGRFMDTRYVGRLVYAQPTDVDSQIQINFSMTLNLLLSHSPKQVRELLDKSFANFQFQSRRKKKKKQTGSIRDMDHLWAEFVRHLDFLKQKDYVAEDNRLTEDGIWASQLRIDHPLMVAEGFRQNLFPQSDPALLAAIMAAFVNERETDEDSIHPKDVPEALEEAYLGIREGLRPFAKEMIAKGFTAPFLFMRPAMTVYHWTAGRDWESVLALWDSAEGDLAMLIMRTADNLRHIRNLKTVFPEAAQSAKTAMEQILRDPVVPALEAE
- a CDS encoding AAA family ATPase translates to MKLAVSGKGGVGKTTFSALLIRALSEQKKRVLAIDADPDANLAAAVGIEGAEGIVPISEMKDLVYERTEAKPGSIGGFFKMNPKVDDLPDALSATLDNIKLMRLGGVKKGGAGCICPESTLLKALITHIVLARDEVVIMDMEAGIEHLGRATARAVDRLIVVVEPGRRSIDTAMHIKQLAGEIGLDKISLVGNKIRGEKDRQFLEQHLPDFDFLGFLPFDDALIEADLSGMSPYEADSAAKSEIIKMIEKL
- a CDS encoding peptidase U32 family protein — protein: MTSEKTALDTKKSPKKPEILSPAGNQESFLAALAAGADAVYCGLKDFNARMAADNFTIGEMARLTRLAHEHGKRVYVALNTLIKPDELADAGKLADQLCRHVRPDALIIQDPAMVAIAGQAGFKGELHLSTMANVSFPAALDVVRALPSVSRVVLPREFSIDEIKAAAENCPDELSLEVFVHGALCYGVSGRCYWSSFLGGKSGLRGSCVQPCRRIYNQGKNRSRFFSCQDLWLDVLTKLLLEVPAVSGLKIEGRKKGPHYVYYTTAAYKMLRDHPGDSAARKTALSFLDQALGRKPTHYRFLPQRPWNPVDIDTQTGSGMLIGKVQGPKTKPYMDPRDALLPGDLLRIGYEDQSWHRTLRIARHVPKKGRFYLNLTEKERPANDTPVFLIDRREPELTAEIKPFADRLETLPEIGASPSRFQTRLPAKTLHRHPVVEMGLQRELPEEMPASANTGIWLSPEMKPGKLPLTNRIWWWLPPVVWPDAEAGLRAAVTAAVDKGFKQFVLNSPWQMALFPPKKGLRIWAGPFCNIANALAMETLASMGFSGVIVSPELGKNDYTHLPARAPLPLGIVIYGNWPLCISRVKAESMAEQSLFKSPRGEHAWVARMDDNYWVFPDWAVDLTGHGQTLENLGYRVFVHMHEPLPAGVHLKKRPGKWNWDHGLK
- a CDS encoding methylenetetrahydrofolate reductase, translated to MRVTDFYAGKAPVVSMEFFPPRDEAAAEKFDNIVDTLADRNPDYMSVTFGAGGSNRDGSYQTVKKLIKDKQLPTVAYIAGYGLGPDEITEVLDNYKALGVETIFVIRGDKPKDENFTPHPESFAHASDLIGFIKNRYDFTLGCAGYPEGHLECQSLDKDIEYLKLKQDQGAEYVVAQYCYDNQFFFDYADKCRAAGVTIPIIPGIMPVYTVKLTNILCRVCGATITDALQKTLDEVADKDKETVLQAGIDFAVDQCRDLLKHNPAGLHFYTMNRSKSTSAIIDRLREENLL
- a CDS encoding histidine phosphatase family protein, whose protein sequence is MAAGENDIRAHREIHQLQDDKPSIKENHTLLLLRHGHTKREVDLTHTGRQQARQWADCLVGTQVTKSYTSPLKHRELLPASEIP